Proteins from one Sabethes cyaneus chromosome 2, idSabCyanKW18_F2, whole genome shotgun sequence genomic window:
- the LOC128736964 gene encoding ribosomal L1 domain-containing protein CG13096-like, with protein MKIKSDKKLKKKDSKLLSIKKTSKNIAKPKEKKSAVKAAPVVLPATFAEQKVLSVKKKNKQKLKVPAVPAVTAVVPVKPSKPESTEKSKKKKQKVQNVVVPVQKAEIPKGPDNQKAKKLDKASKKTPKVTNLPKAAELPETNEAKAKKDKKSKKVADEAPAAVVESDQPAEVPDVLVTKKTIQSALKACKKALEGGFEQKKNLFGEDMRYALQISSVKIPDVPSRNCRMNLPNPIYKEGDDICLIVKDLERGSKQDYEPTLHYWQDKLRDLGIDYVSMIIPFQQLKQDYRQYEMKLKLVHRFDRFLVDARISGHVYGFLGTGFIRRCKNPTPVVLDKDKKIVKNFNKALCRFTYKQTNTGRTTEIQFANHKMPLDKAVQNAEALIGNLKTQFPGGWLNIRTIYLKPMVDIKLSLPLYVSKIDPNLVPVPKVPGPREKFEKKMSEKLLQSTRNKYEFQSGSLVRHNLDERRKLDRKGKQPKNGKKKDEEQKQQQEAVEQHSDDDDDVDMETPLGKASDTEDSDLADNSD; from the exons ATGAAGATAAAATCcgacaaaaagttaaaaaagaaAGACTCAAAGTTGCTTTCGATTAAAAAAACGTCAAAGAACATCGCAAAGCCGAAAGAGAAAAAGTCTGCGGTAAAAGCAGCCCCGGTAGTCTTACCGGCCACTTTTGCTGAGCAAAAGGTACTGTCggttaaaaagaaaaacaagcaaaaattgAAGGTGCCTGCTGTCCCTGCAGTTACTGCAGTTGTTCCTGTAAAACCTAGCAAACCAGAGTCTACAGAAAAATCCAAGAAAAAGAAGCAGAAAGTCCAAAATGTGGTCGTTCCAGTCCAGAAAGCAGAAATTCCTAAAGGACCAGACAACCAAAAG GCCAAAAAATTAGACAAAGCATCAAAGAAAACTCCTAAGGTAACTAATCTACCGAAAGCAGCCGAATTGCCCGAAACCAATGAAGCAAAGgccaaaaaagataaaaaatctaaaaaagtgGCCGATGAAGCACCGGCTGCGGTAGTAGAAAGCGACCAACCGGCGGAGGTTCCTGACGTATTGGTCACCAAAAAGACCATTCAGTCAGCACTGAAAGCCTGCAAGAAAGCGCTGGAGGGAGGTTTTGAGCAAAAGAAGAACCTATTTGGGGAGGACATGCGGTATGCGTTGCAGATTTCCTCGGTCAAAATACCGGATGTGCCAAGCCGTAACTGTAGAAT GAACTTACCGAACCCGATCTACAAGGAAGGAGATGACATATGTCTAATTGTCAAAGATTTGGAACGCGGCAGTAAGCAGGACTACGAGCCTACGCTTCACTACTGGCAAGATAAGCTGCGTGATCTTGGAATCGATTACGTTTCGATGATTATTCCCTTCCAACAGCTTAAGCAGGATTACCGACAGTATGAAATGAAGCTTAAGCTCGTCCACCGATTCGATCGTTTTCTGGTAGACGCTCGTATTAGCGGGCACGTGTACGGTTTTCTTGGAACCGGGTTTATTCGGCGGTGTAAAAATCCCACACCGGTCGTGCTGGATAAAGATAAAAAGATCGTGAAAAACTTCAACAAAGCTTTGTGCCGATTTACCTATAAGCAAACCAATACCGGTAGAACGACTGAAATTCAGTTTGCTAACCACAAAATGCCACTGGATAAAGCCGTGCAGAATGCTGAAGCATTGATCGGAAATTTGAAAACGCAATTTCCCGGTGGATGGTTGAATATTCGAACGATTTATTTGAAACCGATGGTCGACATCAAGTTGTCGCTTCCGCTTTATGTGAGTAAGATCGATCCCAATTTGGTGCCCGTCCCGAAGGTGCCGGGCCCACGAGAGAAATTCGAAAAGAAGATGAGCGAGAAGCTGCTGCAATCCACTAGGAATAAGTACGAATTCCAGTCCGGTAGTTTGGTACGGCACAATCTCGACGAACGCAGAAAGTTGGATCGTAAAGGCAAACA